In the genome of Raphanus sativus cultivar WK10039 unplaced genomic scaffold, ASM80110v3 Scaffold2702, whole genome shotgun sequence, the window TCGGAAGCAGAACGCTGCCAAGACCGGTTGCAGCCAAAAGTGCGGGTGCTCGGCAGAGCCGCGCCAGCACGCACCAGCTGATAGCGGCGGCAAAAAAGGAGGTCTCCTTTACGTCGTGGACGCGAACAACGCCCCTGTCTCAACCATGGTCATACACGATAAAAAGTGGAATGTTTATCAGCGAGAGACCGACTCTCCAGATGCGTCTCCCAGTACCACCCGGGTGCTGGTGTCGTGGCTAAGTCGAGTCGGCTCCAGGACCGACCAGGAAACCCCATCGATCTCACGAGAGCATTGCAAATCCACGACGTGAAGGGACACGACACGACTGAGAGTGCAAGTCTCTCTAcgcccagttcctctcctcgatcgaAAAAAGCGGCGATTACAAGATCCAGCcgccaaaacccaaaccaaaaggggaaaacagctggagcagaaacaaagacaagaaggctCAGCGCAAATCGCAAGGCAAAAACCGTAAAAAACGACAAACGATCGATCGGACGCTGAGAAAGGTCGCCCGGGAAACCGACGATGATGACGACTCGGCGGACGACGATCAGCCTGCCAACCGCCAGCGCATTGAAGTATCCGCGTCCAACCTCAAGGAAAGAACGAACCAGGATCCCTCGTCGGACGAGGACAACGATACGGAGACCCCAGACGACACTACGGATCTTCGGTCCCTCCTCAATCAAAAGTTTCGATCCACTACCGAGGAAACGCCAGTCTCCTCCGATCTCCGCCGACAGATCGACTCGAATCGCGCCGCGAAAGCTTCGGCACAAGAATCCTCCCAAAGGCAGTGCGCCGACAAGCCGAACTGCGATTTGCGAGACAAACTCAACGCGAAGATCGGCGACCTGCGGACAACCCTTAACCGCAAGAAAAGGGATACTGTCGAAACGAGTAACGACCTTCGCGATGTGCTCCGCGCGAAGCGAGCACAAACTCGTCCCCGGATAAACGTCATTATGGGTGGATCACCTCCCTGCGGCGATTCAGTTAGAGCAGTCAAAGACCACCGAAGGCAAGCAACTACTTCCCAACGATGGCCCCAGAAGCAAGTAGACGATCAGCCGATTACCTTTTCGTCTGACGATACACTCGGCGTGCACCTCCCTCACAACGATCCTTTGCTCGTCGTGCTCGGTGTCGACAAGTACGACGTCACAAAAGTACTTATCGATACCGGGAGCTCGGTCGATATCATCTTTCGCGAAACCCTCGTAAAGATGGGAATTGACCTCAATGACGTCAAGCCTTCTACTCGGACCCTGACAGGGTTCAACGGCTCGTCAGAGGTAATCGCGGGCACGATCCGCCTCTCGGTTCACGCATGCGGAGTCACTCGGACGGTCAAATTTTCTGTGGTCGGCTCCAAAGCCCCTTACCACGTTATACTCGGCACCCCATGGCTGCATTCAATGCGTGCAATCGCATCGACGTATCATCAGTGTGTTAAGTTCCCAGGATCAGACGGGTCGATCAAAACTCTGAAGGGTGATCAGCAAGCCGCGCGGGATCTCCTGATCGCCACGGTTAAAATCCAGCGCTCTCAGTCACTTGTCAACTCGGTCTCTCCTCCCGCGAGCAAAGTCTGCCCGCAAAAGGAAGAAGTTCTCGAAGTACCAGTTGACGAGTCGGACCCGAGCAAATCAGTCCGAGTAGGCGCATTCCTACCCGACGAAATGCAGCAGAAGATCCTCGAGTTCCTTAAGCAAAACCTGTCCACGTTCGCCTGGACGATGTCTGATATGAAGGGAATCGACCCGGCTATCACAACCCACGAACTCAATGTTGATCCCAACTTCAAACCCATCCGgcagaaaagaagaaagttgGGACCAGAGCGATCCAAAGCAGTCGCAGAGGAAGTCGAGCGTTTACTCGGTGCCGGTTCAATCACTGAAGTtcgttacccggaatggctagccaacccggtggtcgtcaagaagaagaacggtaaatggcgcgtctgcgtcgactttaccgacctcaacaaagcatgtcctAAGGACAGCTACCCGTTGCCTAGCATCGATCGCTTAGTCGAATCGACGGCCGGTAACGAGATGTTGACGTTCATGGACGCCTTCTCGGGCTATAACCAGATCCTGATGCACCCAGACGACCGGGAGAAAACTGCTTTTATCACCGATCGGGGAACCTACTGCTATAAGgtgatgccattcggattaaaaaaTGCTGGAGCAACCTACCAGCGGCTTGTCAACCGAATGTTCGCCGAGCAGCTTGGGAAGACAATGgaagtctatatcgacgacatgctcgtcaaatcGCTCCGAGCCGACGACCACCTAACTCACCTGAAGGAATGCTTCGCCATCTTAAACAAGTACGGGATGAAGTTGAATCCCGCAAAGTGCACGTTTGGCGTCTCCTCGGGCGAATTCCTTGGTTACATCGTCACGCAACGGGGAATAGAGgctaacccgaaacagatctcaGCAGTCCTGAACCTCCCCAGTCCGAGAAACTGCCGCGAAGTTCAAAGACTAACAGGACGCATCGCCGCCCTTAATCGCTTTATCTCCCGATCTACCGACAAATGTCTTCCCTTCTATGATCTCCTCcgagggaacaagaagttcatCTGGGATGATAAATGCGAGGACGCGTTCGTCCAACTCAAGCAATACCTAACGACTCCTCCCGTCTTGGCCAAGCCAGACGTAGGAGACGTTTTGTCTCTCTATATCGCTGTCTCCTCGGCAGCCGTCAGCAGTGTCCTGATCAAGGAGGACCGTGGCGAGCAGCGTCCGATTTTTTACACTAGCAGACGCATGACCGGCCCGGAGACCAGATACCCAACCCTTGAGAAGCTGGCTCTGGCCGTCGTCGACTCcgcgaggaaattacgaccctacttccagtcacactctatcgaagttctgaccgaccaaccgctccgcaccgtcctgcaaaatcccaacagagccGGCCGGCTGACCAAGTGGGCAATCGAACTGAGTGAACTCGACATTACGTACAAATGTCGAACAGCCGCcaaatctcaagtcctcgccgacttccttgtCGAGCTCGCTGGCAAACGCGAGTAGCCGCTCGAATGTATCCTTTCTcggttaaaaacaaaaacgattTACATATTTCTAAGTGGAAACGACttactgaaatatataataaaaatccaTAAAAGGTCTGAAGAAAAAGCAAGGCAGTAGTTCATACAACAAAAGGCCTTAGCCGAGAAAAGGAAATAGTTTTAAAGGCACAAGCGCCAAAAGTCAGATACAACAAACATCGAATACTAATCCAAGGCAGGAAGATCCTCCTCGGGATGTTCTTCGCTCGCGCCAGAGTCCGCCCCCTCGAGATGTCCTTCACTCGCGCCAGAATCCGCATCCTCGAATGACGGCGAGTCGGAGATATTGACCGGCGTGTTGGAGATCGGTTCGTCGGGAGCTGACTTGTTCGTCTCCTCAGCCACGGAAGGGTCCTTAAGGGCAACTTCTTGACCCGGGAGAACAGCATCAGGGCGAGCTGGCGACTGAACGGTGTCGAGAAGGCTCTTCGACGGCTCTTCGGATCGATCCCCTGGTGCTCTGAGGGGAGTGCGAAGCGTCTTGGCGGCCTCGGAGTCGAGCAAGTCCATGTTCGACCCAAATTTGTCGATTTTATCCATCATCTCCTGGATAACGAACCTCGACTCGAGCACGAGAGGAGATCATCTACGATCAAACGCTTCACCTCCGCATCATAATGCCTCTCTTGCCCGGCGTAGATATCAATATCTCCCTGAGAGATGTTTTTACCTGCCGCTTTCATCCCTTCAAGGCAACGTCTCATCCCCCGAGCCTGGCCGAGCATGCATCTCGCATCCTCAAAGTTATCACGACGGGACTCCCGATCCTGGATCCTCTGGAAGCGAACGGCGGCTTTCCCATGCATCGCCGCCATTACTCGGATCCGTTCGTGAGTAACCTCGTAGCGGCGCGACTCTCGGAGACGATCCATCTCCTTGGAATGCTCTAAGGCAGCAGCCGCCTTCTCTTCCTCGAGGGTCTTCTTCTCGTTTGCCAGCTTGGTTTTCTCTTTCTCGAGCGCTTTAACCAACTCCCGGGCTCGCTTCAGCTCCTTGTTCATAGCCGCCTCTTTCTGGGAGAGTTCATCCCTCATGGCCGCTTCTGCAATAACcgcttcgtccttcttcttcagCATGACCTCTAAGGCGGCAGTCGCCTCCTTGGTGTTGCGCCGTTGCCTATCAATCACACCATAGGTCCTCTTCAGCTCTTTGTCGTATATGCGGACGACCTCGTTCCAGTCACCTTGGCTCTGCAACACATCAAAGAAAGAGTTGGGATAGGACGACCAAATGAGAAGAAAGACGAGAAACGAATGCGATGCAGAAACTATACTTACCTTAACCGAGGAACCGGCAGCAGCGGTGTACTCGTCTTGGAAAACTAAGTCCTTGACGAGTGGGAGATGCTCCCTACTTCCCCGGACTTGGCGGACGAAACGAGCGCAATCTCTCTCGTTACAAACGAGAGGAGTGTCCCGCTTGAAAATGAAGTCCACTTTATCCGGGCAAAACCCCTGCAGGTTCTTCGGCACAGCCTTACCCTCCTGAGCCTTCGGAGAGGACCTGTTCGATCCCCGGGCATCTTCACGAACCGCCGCCTTGGGGAGGGAAACGGCAGTAGTCGGAGCCTCCACGGTTTCCTTCTCCGTATTGGGCGCTATCTCGTGCCCCGAGGATTCGCCGACACTCttcttattattctttttcGACTTCTTCTTCACCTTAGAAGAAGTCCCCTGAAGACCACCATCGAGAGACGGATCCGGGAGAACGTCATCTCGAGAATTGTTGCTAGGCTCCAAGGCCTGGAGCTCACCTCTCTCCACAGAGGAAGGCCGAACCTCAACGGGATCCTTGCGCGCCCGCTTCTTCTCCGATCCGGCGCCCCCACCGGTGGAAGTCTCCTCGGCTTGCTTCTCCTCGGAAGAAACGCCTTCCCTCTCCTTCCTCTTGCTCCCCGACTTTCTCACGAGCTGAGCCCCGTCCGACTCAGTCGCTCTCGGCTCCCCGGGATCAGAGGAGTTTGCGTTAGAGCTTTGGTCCGGTTCCACGAACCCGAGTTGCTTCCCAACCACCAAACTTAGATCCGGCAATTCCCTCATAGCTCTGGCTCGGTTAATTTCAATCTGCTCGGCTTTGGTGAACAAGTTGATTCTCTTCGACTTTTTGGTGATGAGAGGAACGGTGTCCGAACGCCAAACCTCTGCAAAGACAAAAGAAAGCGACTTAGGATCCCTGAGGAAACcgagcaaaagaagagaaagagaaacttaCGCCGCTTGATCCGATCAATCGACCTACGAATCCTCCTGTACGAGAAGTTCTCCCAAAAATCCTGTTTCTGGGACGCGATAATCCGAGCACTCTCCAAGAAATCTTCCTCGTACTCCGCGGTATTCGAGTGAGGAACTGTcaaaacaagagaaaaagagaTGGTCAGGAGTCTGAAACAGTAAAAGATTAAAGAACATTCAATACCAAATTCATTGTTCCAAAGAACACGGTAACCGGTCTTCAGCGGCTCCTCGAAAGCCGAGCGATCGGA includes:
- the LOC130505925 gene encoding uncharacterized protein LOC130505925, which encodes MSTSKQLSREQKGKMISSTTGPDSDLERVRGSGDSVEEAHREAMMDTENMTREQRMLVSVAMVQSRADDDGGDGSPDDGMTPYCFYPGNIFEEQRRLDPSRARPPVVEGQDWRNVLPTRSTFESVTKLLKRGKATGVTFIIPSKTQRPWSPPKGYQCVYESYFEKDTKLWFPIPRLVTAYTMRRGVALSQFLNGAWRLAVALMVIGAEAGAALSVRAFEELVSVKINRGLLSLKIRPNYNVVTGYPTKTNDWQRSYFYVKSDRSAFEEPLKTGYRVLWNNEFGIECSLIFYCFRLLTISFSLVLTVPHSNTAEYEEDFLESARIIASQKQDFWENFSYRRIRRSIDRIKRQVWRSDTVPLITKKSKRINLFTKAEQIEINRARAMRELPDLSLVVGKQLGFVEPDQSSNANSSDPGEPRATESDGAQLVRKSGSKRKEREGVSSEEKQAEETSTGGGAGSEKKRARKDPVEVRPSSVERGELQALEPSNNSRDDVLPDPSLDGGLQGTSSKVKKKSKKNNKKSVGESSGHEIAPNTEKETVEAPTTAVSLPKAAVREDARGSNRSSPKAQEGKAVPKNLQGFCPDKVDFIFKRDTPLVCNERDCARFVRQVRGSREHLPLVKDLVFQDEYTAAAGSSVKSQGDWNEVVRIYDKELKRTYGVIDRQRRNTKEATAALEVMLKKKDEAVIAEAAMRDELSQKEAAMNKELKRARELVKALEKEKTKLANEKKTLEEEKAAAALEHSKEMDRLRESRRYEVTHERIRVMAAMHGKAAVRFQRIQDRESRRDNFEDARCMLGQARGMRRCLEGMKAAGKNISQGDIDIYAGQERHYDAEVKRLIVDDLLSCSSRGSLSRR